ACCTCTTTTTTATTTTTAGAGAAAAACAAGAGCGGACTTGCTAACGCAAGCCCGCACTACATGATAGTATTTCATTTCTGAAACTTAATCCGTAGAACCAGACAACGTTAGTCGCAAGGCGAGAAGCTCTCACTTCTGCTTTTCTCAACTTTTATATAATATCAAGTTTCAGATTATTTGTCAAGGATTTTTTTAGCTTTTTCTTCGATAAAAGCCACAACTTCAGCAATTCCGATACCCGTTGTATCAAAATGAATGGCATCAACTGCTGGTTTTAAAGGAGAAACCGCTCGGTGACTGTCTTTATAGTCCCGCTCTGCAATTTCTTTTTTCAAAGTTTCTAAGTTCGTCGGAATGCCTTTTTCAAGATTTTCTTTATAACGGCGCTCAGCTCTTTCGTCAACTGAAGCTACGAGAAAAATTTTTAATTCCGCATGAGGTAGCACAACCGTTCCAATGTCACGACCATCCATGACGATACCACCTTGAGCAGCAATTTCTCGTTGTAAATCCACCAACTTTTCTCGTACTTCTGGAATTGCAGATACCCAAGAGACATTATTGGTCACTTCGTTTTCACGAATCGGATGCGTCACATCTACATCTCCGACAAAAACAAGCTGCTCCCCATTTTTATCACGCCCAAAACTAACTGGATAAGTGTCTAATAATGCGACAATTTCAGACCACTTTTCTGCCGATAAATCATTCTTTAAAGCTAAGTAAGTCGCCGCACGATACATAGCGCCTGTATCCAAGTAAGTGTAGTCGAAATCTTTCGCAATAATCTTAGCAACCGTTGACTTTCCGCTTGAAGCCGGACCATCAATGGCAATTTGAATTTGTTTCATTCTACACTCCTATCGAATTTTCACCACATCACCTGGATTGGCATACCAAGCACCTGTCGTCATGTGAGAAGGATTTAAACGCTCCAATTCAGCAATCGAAATCCCTGCACGCGCAGCAATGGCCGCCTCACCTTCTCCAGCTTGAACGGTAAGCGTTCCTTCAGATGATTGCGTTTGACTGCTATCACTTGTTGCCTTAGAAGACTCTGGAACGCTAGAACTTTCACTTGGTTTGCTGGTAGCCTTAGTATTATAAAAGCCCTGTGTTGCTGCTTTTTTGCTGCTTCCGCCAGTTGATAAATAAATCATCATACCTACAATTGTAATCACCATGATGAAAAAAATAACCGCTAAAATTGTCAACACACGATTGGCCACTACATCGCTCGTTTTTTTACTTCTCGTCAATTCTTTTTCTCCCTTGTCGTAAATATCTTCTTCCCATGGTTCCTTTGCCATGACTTCCTCCTTGTATTTTTTTAAAATTCCGATTACAATATGAGTATGAAAGTTACACTCATTCCTGAACGATGCATTGCCTGCGGGCTTTGCCAAACTTATTCTGAACTATTTGATTATCATGACAATGGCATTGTTAAATTTCATCAAGAAGATGAACTTCTGGAAAAAGAAATTCCTGAAACACCTGATGTTATTGAAGCTATCAAAAACTGTCCTACAAAAGCTCTTAAGAAAGAGTAGTTTTTTTAGGATGAGCATAATAGGTTTCAAAATAGTCTACGTGGGTGAAGTTGTCCATTAGTTCAACTTCACCTTTAAAATGGTCATTCAAAGCCAAAGCATTTACAAAATACTTCTTAGGCCACTTACGCATACAAAACGTACGGCCTTTTTCTTTGCCATTAAAGAAAAGAGTGATAGAAGTTTTTGTCACTTCTACTTTACGAATTGTTGAAATTTCAATCTTTGAAGGTGTGAATGGATTTGCCGTAGTAATTCTCAAAATCCCGTCATCGTATATAGTGAAATATCTATGTACGCCAATCCCTAATAAGACCATAAAGAGAAAGAAAGAGAAAAGAACTAAAAACGGAACTTCTGAACTCTCAAATAAAAATGCAAAACCTATAAAAATCGGAATGACCGATAAAGACCAATAAATGATTAGAAGAGAAAGATCTGGTTGCCAATGATAGCGCAACTGACCAAATATCTTTATCATGTCTACACCCCCTCTTATATAGTTTATCATAAAAAAAAGAAAAATGGGAGTGAGATTGGACAACAAAAGAAAAAATTAAGGAAGTGAAAGAATACTAGCTCTAATCCCTTATTAAATTAGTCGAAAATGGCAGATGTGATAGAGATAATCGCCTCAACGAAAATGCAAATAGGTCAAATTCCACTTTCTCAAGATTCAGCCGATAGAGTTAAATCTTATATTTTCATTTTTAATAGATTTCCAATATTTTGAGCTGTTCGGATGAGATTTTCTTCTGCCTTGGCTAGAATAATAGCTAGAGGTTCGACTTGAGAAATGATTGGGAAAGCAGCTTGAATGTTTTCTACTGGAAAAGCAGGTAAGTCATCACTTAGACTCCCACAAATAGCGATAACGGGGACATTCCTTGGTGTTCTTCTTGCCAATCCAATCGGGGCTTTGCCTGCCAAACTTTGTTGATCCATTCGTCCTTCACCCACGATGACTAAATCAGCCCTTTTGACACGATTATCAAAATCAAGCAAGTTAAGACAAGTGTCAATTCCTGAA
This Streptococcus anginosus DNA region includes the following protein-coding sequences:
- the cmk gene encoding (d)CMP kinase, whose protein sequence is MKQIQIAIDGPASSGKSTVAKIIAKDFDYTYLDTGAMYRAATYLALKNDLSAEKWSEIVALLDTYPVSFGRDKNGEQLVFVGDVDVTHPIRENEVTNNVSWVSAIPEVREKLVDLQREIAAQGGIVMDGRDIGTVVLPHAELKIFLVASVDERAERRYKENLEKGIPTNLETLKKEIAERDYKDSHRAVSPLKPAVDAIHFDTTGIGIAEVVAFIEEKAKKILDK
- a CDS encoding SAG1386/EF1546 family surface-associated protein, whose protein sequence is MAKEPWEEDIYDKGEKELTRSKKTSDVVANRVLTILAVIFFIMVITIVGMMIYLSTGGSSKKAATQGFYNTKATSKPSESSSVPESSKATSDSSQTQSSEGTLTVQAGEGEAAIAARAGISIAELERLNPSHMTTGAWYANPGDVVKIR
- a CDS encoding ferredoxin, translated to MKVTLIPERCIACGLCQTYSELFDYHDNGIVKFHQEDELLEKEIPETPDVIEAIKNCPTKALKKE
- a CDS encoding EbsA family protein, which produces MIKIFGQLRYHWQPDLSLLIIYWSLSVIPIFIGFAFLFESSEVPFLVLFSFFLFMVLLGIGVHRYFTIYDDGILRITTANPFTPSKIEISTIRKVEVTKTSITLFFNGKEKGRTFCMRKWPKKYFVNALALNDHFKGEVELMDNFTHVDYFETYYAHPKKTTLS